A section of the Spirosoma pollinicola genome encodes:
- a CDS encoding HAD family hydrolase, translating into MKAVIFDMDGVIVDTNPHHRIAWREYYERYGKTLSDADFVQYVSGKHNNDILGHLFSGKALTADESARLAHEKEALFRDLYRSAITPIAGLIPFLQALKAANILTAVATSAPVENLDFVMDALNIRQYFDALLNESMVSHPKPDPEIYQQAMTMLGVEPADSIIFEDSMTGIQAAKASGALVVGMATTQSADELYPFVDDVAVDFTNMTLDRLEKLVKVF; encoded by the coding sequence ATGAAAGCTGTAATTTTTGATATGGACGGGGTTATTGTCGACACAAACCCACATCATCGCATTGCCTGGCGGGAATATTACGAACGCTACGGCAAAACGCTGAGCGACGCTGACTTTGTCCAGTATGTTTCGGGTAAGCACAACAATGATATTCTGGGCCACCTTTTTTCTGGAAAAGCCCTGACCGCCGATGAGTCCGCACGGCTGGCTCACGAAAAAGAAGCGTTGTTTCGGGACTTATACCGCTCTGCTATCACACCTATAGCGGGGTTGATCCCTTTTTTGCAAGCCCTAAAAGCCGCTAATATTTTAACGGCAGTGGCGACCTCGGCACCCGTCGAAAACCTTGATTTTGTGATGGATGCCCTTAACATTCGCCAGTATTTCGATGCGCTGCTCAACGAAAGCATGGTGAGCCATCCGAAGCCCGACCCCGAAATTTATCAGCAAGCGATGACCATGCTTGGTGTTGAACCAGCCGATAGTATCATCTTTGAGGATTCTATGACGGGTATTCAGGCCGCCAAGGCATCGGGTGCTCTGGTTGTTGGTATGGCCACGACACAATCGGCTGACGAACTTTATCCTTTTGTTGACGACGTTGCCGTTGACTTCACCAACATGACGCTCGACCGCCTGGAAAAACTGGTTAAGGTTTTTTAA
- a CDS encoding RagB/SusD family nutrient uptake outer membrane protein has translation MKNPITKGTVATAMLMLATFACKDKFLDVPATGQLSGAQLTSKAGLDGLLIGAYAQLNARGFSQSASSFNWVRGSVSGGDANKGSNSGDFNALTPFQTFGIQPTSGEVNAKWNAMYEGISRCNSTLRSLASAGSDVTAADKARISGEARFLRAHYYFELKRAFNMVPYVDETKDYGTGIEAVPNSADIWSNIEADLTYAQTNLPVSQGAVGRANKWAATAYMAKVLLYQKKYAAAKALFDQVIASGVTSDGKKYALVANFQDNFNAAKDNSSESVFAIQAAANTGNSDNANPDLVLNFPYNTGSNGPAGCCGFFAPSFELANSFRVDANGLPLLDGSYNSAANQLKTDQGIASSAPFTPDAGPVDPRLDWSLGRRGIPYLDWQAHPGLDWIRDQTFAGPYSPIKFVFYKSQDKSLTDGSSWTDGYSAINYNIIRYADVLLMAAECEVEVGSLTTALSYVNQIRTRAKTGAYVKTAAGAPAANYQIGTYTSFASKEAARTAVQFERKLELSGEGHRFYDLVRWGTAATVLNNFIAYESKLLPVGYTGAKFTTGKDEYLPIPQTQIDSQGKSVLTQNPGY, from the coding sequence ATGAAAAATCCGATTACAAAGGGGACCGTAGCTACCGCCATGCTGATGCTGGCTACGTTTGCCTGTAAAGATAAATTCCTCGACGTGCCTGCCACCGGCCAATTGTCCGGTGCTCAGTTAACGTCAAAAGCTGGTCTCGACGGGCTGCTGATTGGCGCTTATGCCCAGCTTAACGCCCGTGGCTTTTCGCAATCGGCCAGTTCCTTCAACTGGGTGCGGGGTAGCGTTTCGGGTGGCGATGCCAACAAAGGCTCTAACTCGGGTGACTTTAACGCCCTGACCCCTTTCCAGACATTTGGCATTCAGCCAACCAGTGGTGAGGTGAACGCAAAGTGGAATGCCATGTATGAAGGCATTTCTCGTTGTAATTCGACGCTTCGCTCATTGGCTTCGGCTGGTTCAGATGTAACCGCAGCCGACAAAGCACGGATTTCGGGCGAAGCTCGTTTCCTGCGTGCTCACTACTACTTCGAGTTGAAACGAGCTTTCAACATGGTTCCTTATGTTGATGAAACCAAAGACTATGGAACAGGGATCGAAGCTGTACCAAACAGTGCTGACATCTGGTCGAACATCGAAGCCGATTTGACTTATGCCCAAACCAACCTGCCAGTAAGCCAGGGAGCTGTAGGTCGGGCCAACAAATGGGCCGCTACGGCTTATATGGCCAAAGTATTGCTGTATCAGAAGAAATACGCGGCTGCCAAAGCCCTCTTCGATCAGGTTATTGCCAGTGGCGTAACCTCGGATGGCAAGAAATATGCACTGGTAGCTAACTTCCAGGATAATTTCAATGCGGCTAAGGATAACAGTTCGGAGTCGGTTTTCGCCATTCAGGCAGCTGCTAACACGGGTAATTCAGACAACGCCAACCCTGACCTGGTTTTGAACTTCCCTTACAACACGGGATCGAACGGTCCGGCTGGTTGCTGCGGATTCTTTGCACCTAGCTTCGAACTGGCTAACTCGTTCCGGGTAGATGCCAATGGTCTTCCATTATTGGACGGTTCATACAACTCGGCTGCCAATCAGTTAAAAACCGACCAGGGTATTGCCTCCAGTGCTCCTTTCACACCAGACGCAGGTCCGGTTGATCCTCGTTTGGATTGGTCTTTAGGTCGCCGTGGCATTCCTTATCTGGATTGGCAGGCTCACCCAGGTCTTGACTGGATTCGTGACCAAACCTTCGCAGGTCCTTATTCACCGATCAAGTTTGTCTTCTATAAATCACAAGACAAATCCCTGACTGATGGTAGCTCATGGACAGATGGTTACTCGGCTATCAACTACAACATCATTCGGTACGCTGATGTGTTGCTAATGGCGGCTGAATGTGAAGTAGAAGTGGGTAGCCTGACTACCGCTTTATCGTATGTAAACCAGATTCGCACACGTGCCAAAACTGGTGCTTATGTAAAAACGGCTGCCGGTGCTCCTGCTGCCAACTACCAGATCGGTACGTATACCTCTTTTGCTAGCAAAGAAGCGGCCCGGACTGCAGTTCAATTCGAGCGCAAGTTGGAACTGTCTGGCGAAGGTCACCGGTTCTATGACCTGGTTCGTTGGGGCACGGCTGCTACCGTGTTGAATAACTTTATTGCTTATGAAAGCAAGCTGCTGCCCGTTGGTTACACGGGGGCCAAATTCACCACAGGTAAAGATGAATACCTGCCGATTCCACAGACGCAAATTGACTCGCAGGGCAAAAGCGTGTTAACGCAGAACCCTGGATACTAA
- a CDS encoding endonuclease MutS2, which produces MLYPNTLENKLGFNTIRERLKEACVSPLGQDYVEKIRFTDNVQLIDKLLRQTTEFKQIVQYEPDFPTSNYIDIRPHLGRARVEGLALTETEFFDVKLALRTIQDCLRFLSKREEENNFPFLRELAGPVAVDKKLTDSLERVIDDRGHIRDSASPELGSIRRRIIGEQANLRKRLDSIIRNARQNGWMPDDLSLTVRGGRLVIPVAAEHKRKIKGFVHDESQTGQTVYLEPAEVFDANNEIRELEYEERREIYRILLALTDQIRPHLEELKRAVNFLAQIDFIRAKAKLAIQLDAIMPKLHERPFINWTNARHPLLYLSFSKLGKTVVPLSVRLDEKARILIISGPNAGGKSVALKTIGLIQYMLQCGLLVPMADFAEMGVFQNLFIDIGDEQSLENDLSTYSSHLTAMKQFLIGANKRTLFLIDEFGTGTEPGLGGAIAESILEDLNKSGAYGVVNTHYTNLKVVADKTPGLINGAMRFDGEHLEPLYQLEIGRPGSSFAFEIAQKIGLPKGVIDKAKEKLGNQQVNFEKLLKELDIEKRVFSEKNIEIGINQRKLAQQLAEYTALKTRLDNEQKQIVNDAKQKAKALVQEANQRIESTIREIKESKAEREPTKQIRQELERFEQKELKPEPVIIEKPKPVEDEFEKDNGIISAGSYVRVIGQNTIGEVLSLRGKDAEIRIGDLKSNVKLSRLEKVSKKTFKDATDVRDDRPRSQGVDMNEKMQNFSFNLDIRGKRGEEAIGEVDRFFDDALMLGYPELRIVHGKGDGILRTLVRNHLRGYKQVGKMEDEHADRGGAGVTIIKMK; this is translated from the coding sequence ATGCTTTATCCCAATACCTTAGAAAATAAATTAGGATTCAATACCATCCGTGAACGACTAAAAGAGGCCTGCGTCAGTCCACTGGGTCAGGATTATGTCGAAAAAATTCGCTTCACAGATAATGTTCAGTTAATTGACAAACTGCTTCGCCAAACAACGGAATTCAAGCAGATTGTTCAATACGAACCCGACTTCCCAACCAGTAATTACATTGATATCAGACCCCATCTGGGCCGCGCCCGCGTGGAGGGACTTGCGCTGACTGAAACTGAGTTTTTCGACGTAAAGCTGGCCTTGCGAACCATTCAGGACTGTTTGCGCTTCCTGTCGAAACGGGAAGAAGAGAATAACTTTCCTTTTCTGCGTGAACTGGCCGGCCCCGTAGCGGTTGACAAAAAACTGACCGATTCCCTCGAACGGGTCATCGACGACCGCGGACATATCCGCGATTCAGCCTCCCCAGAGTTAGGCAGCATTCGTCGGCGAATTATTGGCGAACAGGCCAACCTTCGCAAACGGCTCGACAGCATTATCCGAAATGCCCGACAAAACGGATGGATGCCGGATGATCTTTCCCTCACCGTGCGCGGTGGACGGCTCGTAATTCCTGTTGCGGCTGAACACAAACGGAAGATCAAGGGGTTTGTTCACGATGAATCACAAACGGGTCAGACGGTGTATCTTGAACCAGCCGAAGTGTTCGATGCCAACAACGAGATACGGGAGTTGGAGTATGAAGAACGGCGCGAGATTTACCGTATTCTTCTTGCCCTCACCGACCAGATTCGGCCCCATCTGGAAGAGTTGAAACGCGCCGTTAATTTTCTGGCACAGATCGACTTTATCCGTGCCAAGGCAAAGCTGGCGATTCAGCTGGATGCCATCATGCCCAAGCTGCATGAGCGCCCGTTCATTAACTGGACCAACGCCCGCCATCCGTTACTGTATTTGTCGTTTTCAAAACTGGGAAAAACAGTCGTTCCGTTAAGTGTCCGGCTGGACGAGAAAGCCCGCATCCTGATTATTTCCGGCCCAAATGCCGGGGGTAAATCGGTGGCGTTGAAAACCATTGGCCTCATTCAGTACATGCTGCAATGTGGTTTGCTGGTGCCTATGGCCGACTTTGCCGAAATGGGCGTTTTTCAGAATCTGTTTATCGACATTGGCGATGAGCAATCGCTGGAAAATGACCTGAGTACGTATTCCTCGCACTTAACGGCCATGAAGCAATTCCTGATCGGTGCCAACAAGCGAACCTTATTCCTGATTGATGAATTTGGTACGGGAACGGAGCCGGGACTTGGCGGGGCTATTGCCGAGTCGATTCTGGAAGACCTCAATAAATCGGGGGCCTATGGCGTGGTCAATACACACTATACCAACCTGAAAGTAGTAGCTGACAAAACGCCGGGGCTGATCAATGGGGCTATGCGTTTCGACGGCGAACACCTTGAACCGCTCTACCAACTGGAAATTGGTCGACCTGGTTCTTCATTTGCGTTTGAGATAGCGCAGAAAATTGGCTTGCCCAAAGGCGTAATTGACAAAGCAAAAGAGAAGCTTGGCAACCAGCAGGTGAATTTTGAGAAGTTACTGAAAGAGCTTGATATCGAGAAGCGCGTTTTTTCGGAAAAGAACATTGAGATCGGGATCAACCAGCGCAAACTCGCCCAACAACTTGCTGAGTATACGGCGCTTAAAACCCGTCTGGATAATGAGCAGAAGCAGATCGTAAACGACGCCAAGCAGAAGGCCAAAGCATTGGTGCAGGAAGCCAATCAACGGATCGAGAGTACGATTCGGGAGATTAAGGAGAGTAAGGCCGAGCGCGAACCGACAAAGCAAATTCGGCAGGAGCTGGAACGATTTGAGCAAAAAGAGCTGAAACCCGAACCCGTAATCATCGAAAAACCAAAACCAGTCGAAGACGAGTTTGAAAAGGATAACGGCATAATTTCGGCGGGTAGCTATGTTCGGGTTATCGGTCAGAATACAATTGGTGAGGTACTATCCCTGCGCGGGAAAGATGCCGAGATTCGTATTGGCGACCTTAAATCGAACGTAAAGCTGAGTCGGCTTGAAAAAGTCAGCAAGAAAACGTTCAAAGATGCGACCGACGTACGAGACGACCGCCCTCGTAGTCAGGGAGTCGATATGAACGAGAAGATGCAGAACTTCAGTTTCAACCTCGACATTCGGGGTAAACGGGGCGAGGAGGCTATTGGAGAGGTAGATCGGTTCTTCGACGATGCCCTGATGCTCGGCTACCCTGAACTCCGCATCGTTCACGGAAAAGGCGACGGCATTTTGCGAACCCTCGTGCGTAACCACCTGCGGGGCTACAAACAAGTAGGCAAAATGGAAGACGAACACGCCGACCGGGGTGGTGCGGGCGTAACGATTATAAAAATGAAATAA
- a CDS encoding SusC/RagA family TonB-linked outer membrane protein: MKASLYRFLQTAFLGTVLLLWSLTASAQDRRLTGKITGADGPVPGANVVLKGTQTGTATDAEGNYTLNIRGANPVLVISAIGFKTQEITVGNRTTANVTLEDDATALSEVVVTGYSTENRRDVTGAVSTVKPAQLKVVPSANVEQQLQGRVAGVTVITNGQPGTSSQVRVRGFGSFNGNQPLYVVDGVPTQNIAFLSPDDIESTTVLKDAASASIYGARAASGVIVLTTKKGQRRAQKLSVSYDGLFGATDPGKSLPILNPQEQADWSWQARKNDLFQAGKTPDASSFAGIAGGQYGSGLTPVLPDYLLVGSRSGLAASAVDLTAEAAKYNINSANGAIYNVIPSNKAGTDWYGAITRVAPMMRHSIGFSGGTESSRFYVSLAMQKQAGIITNNDFSRYTLRTNTEFDITKKLRFGENFQLAYISNKGVLGGVGNQLGNSTNNNSSSSSDENEVLSAFRMPPIIPIYNSFGGYAGTAAPGFNNPRNPVADRQANANNGNFNIFGFGNAYLEYDVIPSLTLRSSIGGTYFSNYFNSYGRVQYENSENNTTYTYSEGSGYGLAWTFTNTAAFKQKFGRHDVFALGGIEALNTGAGRNINGSGQNPFSTDPNYVTIGTTTPGATRQVNSGYGLGNKFYSLFAQARYTYNDKYILTGVIRRDGSSQFAAANRYGVFPAVSAAWRLSSEEFMKNLPWVSDLKVRGGYGIMGNSNGLSATNQYNLYGGGAGQGYDIAGTNGSINSGFNRSQIGNPAAKWESSITSNIGIDGAFFNNKLEVVLDFWQKDTKDLLYQLSLPGVVGVRSAAPFKNVASMSNKGIDLLITNRGTLSGDLTYEVTGIASFLNNKITAIDPSVPYFTGGGTRLSTAAVRNQPGYSMSSFYGYNVIGLFNSKEEVAAAPTQDGAGPGRFRYQDLNGDGKIDADDRTFLGNPIPKFTGSITLTLKYKGFDLNTNLYASLGNKIFNNQRWFTDFYPSFTGAAMGGRVKDSWLPTHTNTTVPIFESASNFSTNTQANSYYVENGSYGRMQYLNLGYTFPAAMLSKVNLSRLRISASATNLFTITKYSGLDPGVGGSADTNFGIDVGNYPVQRGYNVGLSFGF, translated from the coding sequence ATGAAAGCATCGCTCTACAGGTTTCTGCAGACCGCTTTTCTGGGTACAGTCCTATTACTGTGGAGCCTTACGGCTTCTGCCCAGGACCGTCGTTTGACGGGTAAAATTACCGGCGCTGATGGCCCTGTTCCAGGCGCCAACGTTGTGCTAAAAGGCACCCAGACGGGTACTGCAACTGACGCTGAAGGTAACTATACCTTAAACATCCGGGGTGCGAATCCGGTGTTAGTTATTTCTGCAATTGGCTTCAAAACCCAGGAAATTACGGTCGGTAATCGTACCACCGCAAACGTAACGCTCGAAGACGACGCCACTGCCCTAAGTGAAGTTGTTGTAACGGGGTACTCCACTGAAAATCGCCGGGACGTAACTGGCGCTGTTTCGACAGTAAAACCAGCTCAATTGAAAGTTGTTCCTTCGGCCAACGTTGAACAGCAGTTACAGGGCCGTGTGGCCGGGGTAACGGTAATCACCAACGGACAGCCTGGTACGTCAAGCCAAGTTCGTGTACGTGGTTTTGGTTCATTCAATGGTAACCAGCCGCTATATGTAGTGGATGGTGTGCCAACTCAGAACATCGCGTTTTTATCGCCGGATGACATCGAGAGTACGACCGTTCTGAAAGATGCCGCTTCAGCTTCGATTTATGGTGCGCGTGCTGCTTCGGGTGTGATCGTATTGACTACCAAGAAAGGTCAGCGCCGGGCACAAAAGTTGAGCGTTAGCTATGATGGCTTGTTCGGTGCTACTGATCCAGGCAAAAGCCTTCCTATCCTGAATCCACAGGAGCAGGCTGACTGGTCCTGGCAGGCGCGTAAGAACGACCTGTTTCAGGCTGGTAAAACACCAGACGCCAGCAGCTTTGCAGGTATTGCCGGTGGTCAGTATGGATCGGGCTTAACACCTGTTTTACCAGACTATCTTCTGGTAGGGAGCCGTTCAGGTTTAGCTGCATCGGCCGTTGATTTAACCGCTGAAGCCGCTAAGTACAATATTAACTCAGCTAACGGTGCCATTTATAACGTTATCCCGTCGAACAAAGCGGGTACTGACTGGTACGGTGCTATCACTCGTGTGGCTCCAATGATGCGCCATTCTATTGGCTTCTCAGGCGGCACTGAATCCAGCCGATTCTATGTGAGTCTCGCCATGCAGAAACAAGCGGGTATCATTACAAACAATGATTTTTCTCGCTATACGCTCCGCACGAACACCGAATTCGACATTACCAAGAAATTGCGTTTTGGCGAAAACTTCCAGCTTGCCTATATCTCTAACAAAGGTGTTTTGGGTGGAGTAGGTAACCAACTTGGTAACAGTACAAATAATAACTCCAGCTCATCGTCAGATGAAAACGAAGTATTGTCTGCCTTCCGGATGCCCCCAATCATCCCGATCTATAACTCCTTCGGTGGTTATGCGGGTACGGCTGCTCCGGGCTTCAACAACCCACGTAACCCGGTTGCTGACCGTCAGGCAAACGCCAACAATGGCAACTTCAACATCTTTGGGTTCGGTAATGCCTACCTGGAGTATGATGTGATCCCATCGTTAACCCTGCGCAGCAGCATTGGTGGTACGTATTTCAGTAACTACTTCAACAGCTACGGTCGGGTACAGTACGAAAACTCGGAGAACAATACGACTTATACATACAGCGAAGGTTCGGGCTATGGTTTAGCCTGGACGTTTACCAACACGGCTGCTTTCAAACAGAAGTTTGGTCGTCATGACGTATTTGCTTTAGGTGGTATCGAAGCCCTGAATACAGGAGCAGGTCGTAACATCAATGGTTCAGGTCAGAATCCGTTCTCGACCGACCCTAACTATGTAACCATTGGCACAACAACACCAGGCGCAACTCGTCAGGTAAACAGCGGCTATGGCTTAGGCAACAAGTTTTATTCGTTGTTTGCACAGGCTCGTTATACCTACAATGACAAGTACATCCTGACCGGTGTTATCCGTCGCGACGGTTCGTCTCAGTTTGCTGCTGCTAACCGCTATGGGGTATTCCCGGCTGTATCGGCTGCCTGGCGTCTATCGTCTGAAGAATTCATGAAGAACCTTCCCTGGGTATCGGATTTGAAAGTTCGGGGTGGTTATGGTATCATGGGTAACTCAAACGGGCTAAGTGCTACTAACCAGTATAACCTCTACGGTGGTGGTGCCGGACAAGGCTATGACATTGCGGGTACCAACGGTTCGATCAACTCTGGTTTCAACCGGAGTCAGATTGGCAACCCGGCGGCTAAATGGGAATCCAGTATTACTTCAAACATTGGTATTGATGGCGCATTCTTTAACAACAAGTTAGAAGTAGTACTTGATTTCTGGCAGAAAGATACCAAAGACTTGCTTTATCAATTATCGCTACCGGGTGTGGTTGGTGTGCGTTCTGCTGCTCCTTTCAAAAACGTGGCGAGTATGTCGAACAAAGGTATCGACCTCTTAATAACAAACCGTGGTACTCTCTCGGGTGATCTGACGTATGAAGTAACGGGCATTGCCAGTTTCCTGAATAACAAAATCACCGCTATTGACCCATCGGTTCCTTATTTCACAGGAGGTGGTACTCGCCTGAGCACTGCTGCTGTTCGTAACCAGCCTGGTTATTCAATGTCGTCTTTCTATGGCTACAACGTAATTGGTCTGTTTAACAGCAAAGAGGAAGTAGCTGCTGCGCCAACGCAGGATGGAGCTGGTCCAGGTCGTTTCCGGTACCAGGACCTCAACGGCGATGGCAAAATCGATGCGGATGACCGTACGTTCCTGGGCAATCCAATCCCGAAATTCACGGGTAGCATCACGCTGACGCTGAAGTATAAAGGCTTCGATTTGAACACAAACCTCTATGCATCGCTGGGTAACAAAATCTTTAACAACCAACGTTGGTTCACGGATTTCTACCCATCATTTACGGGTGCTGCAATGGGTGGTCGTGTAAAAGATTCGTGGTTGCCTACGCATACCAACACAACCGTCCCTATTTTCGAAAGTGCGTCGAACTTCAGCACCAACACCCAGGCTAACTCTTACTACGTAGAAAACGGTTCGTATGGTCGGATGCAGTATCTGAACTTAGGGTACACCTTCCCAGCAGCTATGTTGAGCAAAGTGAACCTGAGCCGTCTGCGTATCTCGGCATCGGCTACCAACCTGTTCACCATCACCAAATACTCGGGCTTAGATCCAGGTGTAGGTGGATCGGCTGATACCAACTTTGGTATCGACGTGGGTAACTACCCTGTTCAACGCGGCTATAACGTTGGTTTAAGCTTCGGTTTCTAA
- a CDS encoding AGE family epimerase/isomerase, with protein sequence MDLNQLRAELRQEHKDILAYWQRYAPDPEHGGFYGRVNYQNQPDPSAEKGIVLNARILWSFSAALRHTQHEDYRPIADQAFQYISQHFIDPQHGGVYWSVNASGQPKNTLKHLYGQAFTLYGLSEYVHATHSAPALALAKDVFQQMVKHAYDEKKGGFVEALARDWSPAKDYIISKYDNQEIKTMNTHLHILEAFTCLYRVWSDKSVAEQMRGMLHMFQIHIIDPKTYRMNLFMDTNWKIRRTAISYGHDIEASWLLPEAADLLAAKNSSDKPLQKAIRHIGVNMARAASTGFDPVDNGMNYELEPDGHLNKERSWWVMAEAMVGFMNAYQLTHEKAFLDKSVKSWEFIKKYLLDLKNGEWYLGVTAEHTILGTDKISMWKCPYHNSRSCLEMLERLEHLH encoded by the coding sequence ATGGATCTGAACCAACTTCGCGCTGAACTCCGGCAGGAACACAAAGATATTCTGGCCTACTGGCAACGCTACGCCCCCGATCCTGAGCATGGCGGTTTCTATGGCCGGGTTAATTACCAGAACCAACCTGACCCAAGTGCCGAAAAAGGTATCGTCCTGAACGCCCGGATACTTTGGTCGTTCTCGGCGGCCCTTCGGCATACACAGCACGAAGATTACCGCCCCATTGCCGATCAGGCGTTTCAATACATAAGCCAGCATTTTATTGACCCGCAACACGGGGGCGTTTACTGGTCTGTCAATGCCAGCGGCCAGCCGAAAAATACCCTCAAGCATTTGTATGGGCAAGCATTTACGCTCTATGGGCTGAGTGAGTATGTCCATGCCACCCACTCCGCTCCTGCCCTTGCATTAGCCAAAGACGTGTTTCAACAAATGGTGAAGCATGCCTACGACGAAAAAAAAGGCGGCTTTGTCGAAGCACTCGCCCGCGACTGGTCACCGGCAAAGGATTACATCATCAGCAAATACGATAATCAGGAAATAAAGACGATGAACACGCACCTCCACATTCTGGAGGCTTTTACCTGTTTGTATCGAGTGTGGTCCGACAAGTCCGTTGCCGAACAAATGCGGGGCATGTTGCACATGTTTCAAATTCATATCATTGACCCGAAAACCTACCGCATGAATCTGTTCATGGATACAAACTGGAAAATCAGACGAACAGCAATTTCCTATGGGCACGACATTGAGGCATCCTGGCTGTTGCCCGAAGCCGCCGATCTATTGGCAGCAAAAAATTCATCAGATAAGCCGCTACAGAAAGCAATTCGGCATATTGGGGTAAATATGGCACGCGCTGCATCTACCGGCTTTGACCCGGTCGATAACGGCATGAACTATGAGTTGGAACCCGATGGCCACCTCAACAAAGAACGGTCGTGGTGGGTTATGGCAGAGGCTATGGTTGGTTTTATGAACGCCTATCAACTCACGCACGAAAAAGCATTTTTAGATAAGTCTGTCAAAAGCTGGGAGTTCATCAAAAAGTATTTGCTCGACCTCAAAAACGGCGAATGGTATCTGGGCGTCACCGCCGAGCATACCATTTTAGGTACTGACAAAATCAGTATGTGGAAGTGCCCTTATCACAATAGCCGCTCCTGTCTCGAAATGCTGGAACGACTGGAGCATCTGCACTAA
- a CDS encoding NFACT RNA binding domain-containing protein: MECFSQDRDEVVLVFAQARGKLNYYKPFHIKAMLRPDFSGLMFPDAVQRARTNSVDLFSSVVGEPGKERSVLGVRSFLNERCLAILLEDNFALVFKFFGNRPNLLAFHGNQVVDLFNRQLATDEQLIFNAFDRPIDQSYEAFEQAHFDRRKLFPTFGKVVNRWIDEQSEKQGIESGGKEQWAVIQEALRQMDQRQYHLIRLDHKPTLSLLPFAEQAGDPPPRTFTDPIEAANRFFIAFNGLSTFELEKANLLRLIEKRRKRAEAQIEISMQRLMQREEGASHEEIGHILMANLHDIPSTPNVKSPERLTLFDFYRDRPIEIKLKPDLTPQKNAENFYRKAKNEKIEEQHLSTQVVGREAELARIAQQKSDIEAIQTLKELRRYIKQHNLLSETVLPSTGEVAPLFKEVMYGGFRILIGRNAKNNDLLTQRYTYKDDLWLHARDVTGSHVVVKYKAGKTFPKSVIERAAELAAWHSKRRTDSLCPVIVTPKKYVRKPKGLAEGQVLVEKEDVVLVVPKGE; encoded by the coding sequence ATGGAGTGTTTTAGTCAGGATCGTGACGAAGTAGTGCTGGTATTTGCACAGGCGAGGGGAAAGCTCAATTATTATAAACCTTTTCACATCAAAGCGATGCTTCGACCTGATTTCTCCGGGTTGATGTTTCCTGATGCTGTACAACGGGCGCGAACGAACAGTGTCGATCTATTTAGCTCAGTTGTTGGAGAACCCGGTAAGGAGCGGTCGGTTTTAGGTGTTCGCTCCTTCCTGAATGAGCGTTGTCTGGCTATATTATTAGAAGATAATTTTGCCCTGGTGTTCAAGTTTTTTGGTAACCGGCCTAATCTATTAGCCTTTCATGGCAATCAGGTTGTTGATTTATTTAACCGTCAGTTGGCAACCGACGAACAACTCATATTCAATGCATTTGATCGGCCCATCGATCAATCGTATGAAGCCTTTGAACAAGCTCATTTCGACCGACGAAAATTATTCCCAACTTTTGGTAAGGTAGTAAATAGATGGATTGACGAACAATCCGAAAAACAGGGCATTGAGAGCGGAGGGAAAGAACAATGGGCAGTTATTCAGGAGGCATTACGGCAGATGGATCAACGTCAATACCATCTGATTCGGCTAGACCATAAACCAACGCTTAGTTTACTGCCTTTTGCTGAACAGGCGGGCGATCCACCACCACGAACGTTTACTGACCCGATTGAAGCGGCTAATCGGTTCTTTATTGCTTTTAATGGCCTATCGACCTTTGAGCTTGAAAAGGCTAACCTGCTGCGATTAATTGAGAAGCGCAGAAAACGGGCTGAAGCCCAAATCGAGATATCGATGCAGCGGCTCATGCAGAGAGAGGAAGGAGCAAGCCACGAAGAAATCGGGCATATCCTCATGGCGAATCTGCACGACATACCGTCCACACCCAACGTCAAGTCTCCGGAACGGCTGACCTTGTTTGATTTTTACCGCGATCGGCCGATTGAGATTAAACTCAAGCCGGACTTGACGCCACAAAAAAATGCTGAGAATTTCTATAGAAAGGCTAAAAACGAAAAGATAGAGGAACAGCACTTAAGTACACAAGTGGTGGGTCGCGAGGCAGAGTTAGCGCGCATTGCTCAACAGAAATCCGATATAGAGGCAATACAAACGTTAAAGGAACTGCGTCGTTATATAAAACAGCACAATTTGCTGAGTGAAACCGTACTGCCCAGTACTGGTGAAGTGGCTCCTTTGTTTAAAGAGGTGATGTATGGAGGCTTTCGTATTCTAATTGGCCGAAATGCGAAGAACAATGATTTGCTCACTCAACGGTATACCTATAAAGACGACCTCTGGCTCCATGCCCGTGATGTTACGGGCTCCCATGTAGTCGTGAAATATAAAGCAGGCAAAACGTTTCCTAAAAGTGTGATTGAGCGGGCGGCTGAGTTGGCGGCTTGGCATTCCAAACGACGGACAGATAGTCTTTGCCCTGTCATTGTAACACCTAAAAAGTACGTTCGCAAGCCAAAAGGGTTGGCTGAAGGCCAGGTACTGGTCGAGAAAGAAGACGTCGTGCTGGTCGTCCCAAAGGGGGAGTAA